A genomic window from Streptomyces broussonetiae includes:
- a CDS encoding glycosyltransferase: MSEHTAPAQGLDAVEVPEPGAVTLVVPTFNESANVRRLLHQITESVPARMACEVLFVDDSTDDTPEVVREAAKDCPYPVAVLHRDEPVGGLGGAVVEGLEAAASEWIVVMDGDCQHPPSLVPELIEAGERTNAALVVASRYLEGGSRAGLAGGYRVAVSRGATLLAKALFPRRLRGISDPMSGFFAIRRSAVTAEVLKPLGYKILLELAVRSRPRQVAEVPFVFRDRFAGESKSTAREGLRFLRHLAGLRTASPAARLAGFGLIGASGFVPNLVGLWALTALTVPYVPAEILANQLGVAWNFLLIEQLLFRDRRAHRRWWDRLGRFGLLANADLVLRIPLIALLVDRFGMGVLPATALALVMTFVVRFAGTEALVYLPRRRGSRARRAA; the protein is encoded by the coding sequence GTGAGCGAGCACACGGCCCCGGCGCAGGGCCTCGACGCCGTGGAGGTCCCGGAACCCGGGGCCGTCACCCTCGTCGTACCGACCTTCAACGAGTCCGCGAACGTCCGGCGGCTGCTGCACCAGATCACCGAGTCGGTGCCGGCGCGGATGGCGTGCGAGGTCCTCTTCGTGGACGACTCCACCGACGACACCCCCGAGGTCGTCCGCGAGGCCGCGAAGGACTGCCCGTACCCGGTGGCCGTCCTGCACCGGGACGAACCCGTCGGCGGGCTCGGCGGTGCGGTCGTCGAGGGGCTCGAGGCGGCGGCCTCGGAGTGGATCGTCGTCATGGACGGCGACTGCCAGCATCCGCCGTCCCTGGTCCCGGAGTTGATCGAGGCCGGCGAGCGCACGAACGCCGCTCTCGTCGTCGCCTCCCGATATCTCGAGGGCGGCAGCCGGGCCGGGCTCGCCGGCGGCTACCGGGTGGCCGTCTCGCGTGGCGCGACCTTGCTGGCCAAGGCCCTCTTCCCGCGCCGGCTGCGCGGCATCAGCGACCCGATGAGCGGCTTCTTCGCCATCCGGCGCAGCGCGGTCACGGCCGAGGTGCTCAAGCCTCTCGGCTACAAGATCCTCCTCGAGCTGGCCGTGCGCAGCCGGCCCCGGCAGGTCGCCGAGGTGCCGTTCGTCTTCCGGGACCGGTTCGCGGGCGAGTCCAAGTCGACGGCGCGGGAGGGCCTGCGCTTCCTGCGCCATCTGGCCGGGCTGCGCACCGCCTCACCGGCGGCCCGCCTGGCCGGCTTCGGGCTGATCGGCGCGAGCGGCTTCGTGCCCAACCTGGTCGGACTGTGGGCGCTCACCGCACTCACCGTGCCCTACGTGCCCGCCGAGATCCTCGCCAACCAGCTCGGCGTCGCCTGGAACTTCCTGCTCATCGAGCAGCTGCTGTTCCGCGACCGGAGGGCGCACCGCCGCTGGTGGGACCGGCTCGGCCGGTTCGGCCTGCTCGCCAACGCCGACCTGGTGCTGCGCATCCCGCTGATCGCGCTGCTCGTGGACCGGTTCGGGATGGGCGTGCTGCCCGCGACCGCGCTCGCGCTGGTCATGACGTTCGTCGTGCGCTTCGCCGGGACCGAAGCGCTGGTCTACCTCCCCCGCCGCCGGGGGAGCCGAGCAAGGAGAGCCGCTTGA
- a CDS encoding glycosyltransferase: protein MLTSVFIAAVSLALFWMAAFTLWWQMHAWRTPEVLASTRFGRPDGDEHVSFSLLLPARHEQAVLDHTIQRLLQSTHTDFEIIVIVGHDDPETTAVAEAAAERDPRVRVVVDTHEKKNKPKAMNTALPHCRGDVVGVFDAEDQVHPELLAHVDHAFRTTQADVVQGGVQLINFHSSWYSLRNCLEYFFWFRSRLHLHAQKGFIPLGGNTVFVRTDVLREAEGWDPDCLAEDCDLGVRLSSVGRKVVVAYDSDMVTREETPGSLMSLLKQRTRWNQGFLQVYRKKDWRQLPGFGQRLLARYTLMTPFLQAFSGVIIPLNAAVALFLDVPVGVAFLTFLPLVTAAVTFVFEVVGLHDFGVQYDLRVRLVHYVKLVVGGPFYQVLLAGAAIRAVWREQRGRNDWELTTHVGAHLTAAEALREDIPA from the coding sequence TTGCTGACGTCTGTCTTCATCGCTGCCGTCTCGCTTGCCCTTTTCTGGATGGCGGCCTTCACCCTGTGGTGGCAGATGCACGCGTGGCGCACGCCCGAGGTGCTCGCCTCCACCCGGTTCGGCAGACCGGACGGCGACGAACACGTCTCGTTCTCACTGCTGTTGCCGGCCCGCCATGAACAGGCGGTGCTCGACCACACCATCCAGCGGCTGCTTCAGTCGACACACACCGACTTCGAGATCATCGTGATCGTGGGGCACGACGACCCCGAGACCACGGCGGTGGCCGAGGCGGCCGCCGAACGCGACCCGCGCGTCAGGGTCGTCGTCGACACCCACGAGAAGAAGAACAAACCCAAGGCCATGAACACGGCGCTGCCGCACTGCCGCGGCGACGTCGTCGGGGTCTTCGACGCCGAGGACCAGGTCCACCCGGAGCTGCTCGCCCACGTCGACCACGCCTTTCGGACCACACAGGCGGACGTCGTCCAGGGGGGCGTCCAGCTCATCAACTTCCACTCCAGCTGGTACAGCCTGCGCAACTGCCTGGAGTACTTCTTCTGGTTCCGCTCCCGGCTGCACCTGCACGCGCAGAAGGGGTTCATCCCGCTCGGCGGGAACACCGTCTTCGTCCGCACCGACGTGCTCAGGGAAGCCGAGGGCTGGGACCCCGACTGCCTCGCGGAGGACTGCGACCTGGGTGTCCGGCTGTCGTCCGTCGGCAGGAAGGTCGTCGTCGCCTACGACTCCGACATGGTCACCCGCGAGGAGACACCCGGCAGCCTCATGTCGCTGCTCAAGCAGCGCACCCGCTGGAACCAGGGTTTCCTCCAGGTGTACCGGAAGAAGGACTGGCGCCAACTGCCGGGATTCGGGCAGCGGCTGCTCGCCCGCTACACCCTGATGACCCCGTTCCTGCAGGCCTTCTCCGGGGTGATCATCCCGCTCAACGCGGCCGTCGCGCTCTTCCTCGACGTCCCCGTCGGCGTCGCCTTCCTCACCTTCCTGCCGCTCGTCACCGCCGCCGTCACCTTCGTCTTCGAGGTGGTCGGCCTGCACGACTTCGGCGTCCAGTACGACCTGAGGGTCCGCCTCGTCCACTACGTGAAGCTCGTCGTGGGCGGCCCCTTCTACCAGGTCCTCCTCGCCGGCGCCGCGATCCGTGCCGTGTGGCGCGAGCAACGCGGCCGTAACGACTGGGAGTTGACCACGCACGTCGGCGCGCACCTCACCGCGGCCGAGGCCCTCCGAGAGGACATTCCCGCGTGA
- a CDS encoding galactose oxidase-like domain-containing protein, translating into MSKYRRRTALAGVGALTAGLLLAAPQSAEAANLIKNPGFETAGTDGMPYCWEKSGWGDNDFSFETTSDAHSGSKAMKVTLTRRVDGDRKAMLTESTDCAPAVTVGKQYDLGVWYKTTTPDANVTLFRHDTSAGWQYWTDVKTLDMASAWTQATVRTPEIPPGTDRITWGVSVYGTGSATTDDYTMDQVPDAIPPAQCTGTNDQCTNGSWSVLPTQNPVRSMHSVVLNDGKVLLIAGSGNSQDAFNAGTFTSAVYNPADGTYKVIPTPKDMFCAGHVQLQDGRVLVLSGNKAYPDPNGTHGYEGFRDSYVFDPKTETYTRTNDLNDGHWYPSATELGNGDVITFGGLREDSTGSVTAERFSAAQNQWLPTSQVNQTWSYWGLYPAMVLMQDGRLFYTGSHVFGNNIPGTGSAVYDYNANTITQIPGLQDKDVRDQSASVLLPPAQDQKVLTIGGGNIDSNPDAGRLTDVIDLKQPNPAYVAGPPLPQGTVDLGNGPVPETGNQGKMYVSAVLLPDGKVLETGGALHNRANPVYESSLYDPGTNTFDQVTADPQARGYHSSAFLLPDGRVMATGDNPGNGSWNHNVSIYTPPYLFKGPRPTITSVISQEWKYGDTQRITVDRPIAKAELIRPAAVTHSSDPNQRFVDLPLSVDGNNVDLNVTNNPNLAPPGWYMLFAVDANGVPSVAQWVHLTGPTALNAASPHVHSFADSLSGKVSGPGRKRTAQQVSPTLSGCDRHYGSINVCVPTVFPSQVKKTTAARCAWLQQNDYGRLKVNGGDDPLGLDPNRDGVACGKGDVTRR; encoded by the coding sequence TTGAGCAAGTACCGCAGACGGACCGCGCTGGCCGGGGTGGGCGCCCTGACCGCCGGGCTGCTCCTCGCCGCGCCGCAGAGCGCCGAGGCCGCCAACCTGATCAAGAACCCCGGCTTCGAGACCGCCGGTACGGACGGCATGCCGTACTGCTGGGAGAAGTCGGGCTGGGGCGACAACGACTTCAGCTTCGAGACGACCTCGGACGCGCACTCCGGGTCGAAGGCCATGAAGGTCACGCTGACCCGCCGGGTCGACGGCGACCGCAAGGCGATGCTCACCGAGTCCACCGACTGCGCACCGGCCGTGACCGTCGGCAAGCAGTACGACCTCGGGGTCTGGTACAAGACCACCACCCCGGACGCCAACGTCACGCTGTTCCGGCACGACACGAGTGCCGGCTGGCAGTACTGGACCGACGTCAAGACCCTCGACATGGCCTCGGCCTGGACGCAGGCCACCGTCCGCACGCCCGAGATCCCGCCCGGCACCGACCGCATCACCTGGGGTGTCTCGGTCTACGGCACCGGCTCGGCGACCACTGACGACTACACCATGGACCAGGTCCCGGACGCGATCCCGCCCGCCCAGTGCACTGGTACGAACGACCAGTGCACGAACGGCAGTTGGTCCGTCCTGCCGACGCAGAACCCGGTCCGTTCCATGCACTCCGTCGTCCTGAACGACGGCAAGGTGCTGCTGATCGCCGGCTCCGGCAACAGCCAGGACGCCTTCAACGCGGGCACGTTCACGAGCGCGGTGTACAACCCCGCCGACGGCACCTACAAGGTCATCCCCACCCCGAAGGACATGTTCTGCGCCGGGCACGTCCAGCTGCAGGACGGCCGGGTGCTCGTGCTGAGCGGCAACAAGGCCTACCCGGACCCGAACGGCACTCACGGCTACGAGGGGTTCAGGGACTCGTACGTCTTCGACCCCAAGACCGAGACCTACACCAGGACCAACGACCTCAACGACGGCCACTGGTACCCCTCGGCGACCGAGCTGGGCAACGGTGACGTCATCACCTTCGGCGGGCTGCGCGAGGACTCCACCGGGTCGGTGACCGCGGAGCGGTTCTCGGCCGCGCAGAACCAGTGGCTGCCGACCTCGCAGGTCAACCAGACCTGGTCGTACTGGGGCCTGTACCCGGCGATGGTCCTGATGCAGGACGGCCGCCTCTTCTACACGGGCAGCCATGTCTTCGGCAACAACATCCCCGGCACCGGCTCGGCGGTCTACGACTACAACGCGAACACGATCACGCAGATCCCGGGCCTGCAGGACAAGGACGTGCGCGACCAGTCGGCGAGCGTGCTGCTGCCGCCGGCGCAGGACCAGAAGGTGCTCACGATCGGCGGCGGCAACATCGACTCCAACCCCGACGCGGGCCGCCTCACCGACGTGATCGATCTGAAGCAGCCCAACCCGGCGTACGTCGCCGGTCCGCCGCTGCCGCAGGGCACGGTCGACCTCGGCAACGGGCCGGTGCCCGAGACCGGCAACCAGGGCAAGATGTACGTCTCCGCCGTGCTGCTGCCCGACGGCAAGGTGCTGGAGACGGGCGGCGCCCTGCACAACCGGGCCAACCCGGTCTACGAGTCCTCGCTCTACGACCCCGGCACCAACACCTTCGACCAGGTCACCGCCGACCCGCAGGCCCGTGGCTACCACTCCTCGGCGTTCCTGCTGCCCGACGGCCGGGTGATGGCCACCGGCGACAACCCGGGCAACGGCAGCTGGAACCACAACGTGTCGATCTACACCCCGCCCTACCTCTTCAAGGGCCCGCGCCCGACGATCACCTCGGTGATCAGCCAGGAGTGGAAGTACGGCGACACCCAGCGGATCACCGTCGACCGTCCGATCGCCAAGGCGGAGCTGATCCGCCCCGCCGCGGTCACCCATTCCTCCGACCCGAACCAGCGCTTCGTGGATCTCCCGCTCTCGGTGGACGGCAACAACGTCGACCTGAACGTGACGAACAACCCCAACCTGGCCCCGCCCGGCTGGTACATGCTCTTCGCGGTCGATGCCAACGGGGTGCCTTCGGTGGCACAGTGGGTGCACCTGACGGGCCCGACGGCCCTGAACGCCGCTTCCCCGCACGTCCACTCCTTCGCCGACTCGCTGTCCGGCAAGGTCTCGGGGCCCGGCAGGAAGCGGACGGCGCAGCAGGTCAGCCCCACCCTCTCCGGCTGCGACCGGCACTACGGCTCGATCAACGTGTGCGTGCCGACGGTCTTCCCCTCGCAGGTCAAGAAGACGACAGCGGCCCGCTGCGCCTGGCTGCAGCAGAACGACTACGGCCGGCTGAAGGTCAACGGCGGGGACGACCCCCTGGGCCTCGACCCGAACCGGGACGGGGTGGCGTGCGGGAAGGGGGACGTCACGCGCCGCTGA
- a CDS encoding ArnT family glycosyltransferase, whose translation MTSTLPAVTAATVPAPGQPAPASRSTGRTQPPVRLRSSRPDLLLCAALLVLILVVQGWNITDYPTLSDDEGTYLAQAWAVQQGRGLAHYTYWYDHPPLGWIQIALLGWIPSKLSPGSMTVETMRIAMLGISGASAVLVYVLGRRLSLPRWAAGLAMALFGLSPLAVVLSREIFLDNIAVMWLLLAFCLAASPSRHLWHHFGAGLAAAAAVLTKETMLVVLPALFVTMWRHSHRDTRKFALTGAVTACALIGLSYPLFALLKGELFPGAGHVSLWDGITYQMSRPGSGFILDRGSGSYDVLHSWLYYDRVLPLGGLAGALLLIVTWRRSVTARALAGPSLTVAVLALVALRPGGYLPAMYVIGALPFLALVLAGGAASVAHVVVRRWRTESEKRYVTAGRHLLVTGLALAACAYVVPHWYDGDRTAVTADANKPYRQASHWLGTKVADPKHTRVLVDDALWLDLVHAGYRPGLGAIWFYKADLDPAVTRTMPHGWRDIDYVVASPTVRRDAKDLPNVRAAIRHSTAVATFGTGDDRIEIRRIRGTAAEGGGR comes from the coding sequence GTGACCTCCACTCTTCCCGCGGTGACCGCAGCCACGGTCCCCGCGCCAGGCCAACCTGCGCCCGCGAGCCGTTCGACCGGTCGAACACAGCCTCCGGTACGACTCCGCTCCTCCCGCCCCGACCTGCTGCTCTGCGCCGCCCTGCTGGTGCTGATCCTGGTCGTCCAGGGCTGGAACATCACCGACTACCCGACCCTCAGCGACGACGAGGGCACCTATCTCGCCCAGGCCTGGGCCGTCCAGCAGGGCCGGGGCCTCGCCCACTACACCTACTGGTACGACCACCCGCCGCTCGGCTGGATCCAGATAGCCCTGCTCGGCTGGATCCCCTCGAAGCTCAGCCCCGGCTCCATGACGGTCGAAACCATGCGCATCGCCATGCTCGGGATCAGCGGGGCCAGCGCGGTCCTCGTCTACGTGCTCGGCCGCCGGCTCTCCCTGCCCCGCTGGGCCGCCGGACTCGCCATGGCCCTGTTCGGCCTCTCGCCGCTCGCGGTCGTGCTCAGCCGGGAGATCTTCCTCGACAACATCGCCGTGATGTGGCTGCTGCTGGCTTTCTGCCTCGCCGCCTCGCCCAGCCGCCACCTCTGGCACCACTTCGGTGCCGGTCTCGCCGCCGCCGCGGCCGTGCTCACCAAGGAGACGATGCTCGTCGTCCTGCCCGCCCTGTTCGTCACCATGTGGCGGCACAGCCACCGCGACACCCGTAAGTTCGCCCTCACCGGAGCCGTCACCGCCTGCGCCCTGATCGGCCTGTCCTATCCGCTCTTCGCCCTGCTCAAGGGCGAGCTGTTCCCGGGCGCGGGACATGTCTCGCTGTGGGACGGCATCACCTACCAGATGTCCCGGCCCGGCTCCGGGTTCATCCTCGACCGGGGCTCCGGTTCGTACGACGTGCTGCACTCCTGGCTGTACTACGACCGGGTCCTGCCCCTCGGAGGCCTCGCCGGGGCCCTGCTGCTGATCGTCACCTGGCGCCGGTCGGTCACCGCCCGCGCGCTCGCCGGACCGTCCCTGACCGTCGCGGTCCTCGCCCTGGTCGCGCTGCGCCCGGGCGGCTATCTGCCCGCCATGTACGTCATCGGCGCGCTGCCCTTCCTCGCCCTGGTGCTGGCCGGCGGCGCCGCGTCCGTGGCGCACGTGGTCGTCCGCAGGTGGCGGACCGAGAGCGAGAAGCGGTACGTCACCGCAGGCCGTCACCTGCTCGTCACCGGCCTCGCCCTCGCCGCCTGCGCCTACGTCGTACCGCACTGGTACGACGGCGACCGCACCGCCGTCACCGCCGACGCCAACAAGCCCTACCGGCAGGCCTCCCACTGGCTCGGCACGAAGGTGGCCGACCCGAAGCACACCCGGGTCCTCGTGGACGACGCCCTCTGGCTGGATCTCGTGCACGCCGGATACCGGCCGGGACTCGGCGCCATCTGGTTCTACAAGGCCGACCTCGACCCGGCCGTCACCAGGACCATGCCGCACGGCTGGCGCGACATCGACTACGTCGTCGCCTCACCCACCGTCCGCCGTGACGCCAAGGACCTGCCGAACGTCAGGGCCGCGATCCGGCACTCCACCGCGGTCGCCACCTTCGGCACCGGGGACGACCGCATCGAGATCCGGCGCATCCGGGGCACGGCGGCCGAAGGGGGCGGCCGGTGA